In a single window of the Flavivirga spongiicola genome:
- a CDS encoding YbaB/EbfC family nucleoid-associated protein — protein MFGDMMNMMGKLKEAQKKVEETKKRLDTVLVDETSSDNKLKVTLTANRTIKSIEIDDELLNDKEQLEDYFILTLNKAIEKATKINETELAATAKEGMPNIPGMDMFK, from the coding sequence ATGTTTGGAGATATGATGAATATGATGGGTAAACTTAAAGAAGCCCAGAAAAAAGTTGAAGAAACTAAAAAACGTTTAGATACCGTTTTGGTTGATGAAACTAGTAGTGACAATAAGCTTAAAGTGACACTTACTGCAAACAGGACTATTAAATCTATTGAAATTGATGACGAGCTACTTAACGATAAGGAGCAGCTGGAAGATTATTTTATTCTTACCTTAAATAAAGCTATTGAAAAAGCAACAAAAATTAACGAAACAGAGTTAGCCGCTACTGCAAAAGAAGGCATGCCTAATATACCCGGAATGGATATGTTTAAGTAA
- a CDS encoding phenylacetate--CoA ligase family protein, translating to MNLINHLRNRSFWLIDSLKGGVIRKHLNEISFVINSPYSSDSLSIREQHLKNLLKHATESTPFYFDYKGTDHIDDFPVIRKTVIQENFKDFQSIPYIQKQNYKVSTSGSTGIPFFLFQNKNKRHRNIADVLYFSRQSNFKIGNRLYELEVWRKHNKKSVYKSLLQNIIQFDISKLTDSRILSLINLLKSSKQEKNILGFASSYEQICQYLDRNKTDLGDLNINAVIANSEYLNQYTKTSLSKHFNTAVLSRYSSEEVGIIAQQTLDSQEHFVINHASYYVELLDFDEDKPVKSGEYGRIVVTDLFNYCMPIIRYDTGDIAKLIKLENGQTKFEKIEGRKMDLIFDTKGNMISSFVVYTKFYNYYTLLKQYQFIQQSEKEYEVKLNVLDTFPFEKELIESIKKDFGSDAKVTITYVDEIPLLSSGKRKKVVNNYHKA from the coding sequence ATGAATTTGATAAATCATTTAAGAAACAGATCTTTCTGGCTAATAGATTCCTTAAAAGGTGGAGTCATTAGAAAACATCTGAATGAAATATCTTTTGTTATTAATAGCCCTTATAGTTCTGATTCATTAAGCATTAGAGAACAACATCTCAAAAACTTATTAAAACACGCCACCGAATCAACACCTTTTTATTTCGATTATAAAGGCACAGATCATATTGACGATTTTCCTGTTATAAGAAAAACAGTTATTCAAGAAAACTTTAAGGACTTTCAATCAATTCCTTATATTCAAAAACAAAATTATAAAGTTTCTACAAGTGGTTCAACGGGGATTCCTTTTTTTCTTTTTCAAAATAAAAACAAAAGGCATAGAAATATAGCCGACGTTTTATATTTTTCTCGCCAATCAAATTTTAAAATTGGAAATAGATTGTATGAACTGGAAGTATGGAGAAAACATAACAAGAAAAGTGTTTACAAATCATTGCTGCAAAATATCATACAATTTGATATTTCTAAGTTAACAGATTCCAGAATTTTAAGTCTTATAAACTTACTTAAAAGCTCTAAACAAGAAAAGAACATTCTTGGTTTTGCATCATCTTACGAGCAAATATGTCAGTATTTAGATAGAAATAAAACAGACTTAGGTGACTTAAATATTAATGCCGTTATAGCTAATTCTGAATATCTAAATCAATACACAAAAACATCATTAAGTAAACACTTTAATACAGCTGTATTATCTAGGTATTCAAGTGAAGAAGTAGGGATTATTGCCCAGCAAACACTTGATTCACAAGAACATTTTGTAATAAATCATGCTAGTTATTATGTTGAATTATTAGATTTTGATGAAGACAAACCTGTAAAATCAGGAGAATATGGTAGAATTGTTGTTACCGATTTATTTAACTATTGTATGCCTATTATTAGGTATGATACTGGTGATATTGCTAAACTAATCAAGCTTGAAAATGGTCAAACAAAATTTGAAAAAATTGAAGGCCGAAAAATGGATTTAATCTTTGACACCAAAGGAAATATGATTTCTTCTTTTGTAGTTTATACTAAATTCTATAATTATTATACTTTATTAAAGCAATACCAATTTATTCAACAAAGTGAAAAAGAATATGAGGTTAAGCTAAACGTACTTGATACCTTCCCTTTTGAAAAAGAATTAATTGAAAGTATTAAAAAAGATTTTGGGAGTGATGCAAAAGTGACTATTACATATGTAGACGAAATACCCCTCCTTTCTTCAGGAAAACGGAAAAAGGTAGTCAATAATTATCATAAAGCATAG
- a CDS encoding IS3 family transposase — protein sequence MEHYKEAHKETLVSTCKLLGVDRQVYYRAIKSKAQRQAIVQKVIALVRGIRNVMPKLGARKLYHLLKKELSALKVGRDKLFKILRANHMLITPKKSYHITTDSHHRFRKHKNLISTMEIEKPESVWVSDITYVGTRSNPSYLALITDAYSKKVVGYNISDSLSMEGSLQALNMALGNRMYKNQPLIHHSDRGLQYCSNEYQQLLMSNNISSSMTEKYDPYENAIAERVNGILKQEFDIARSIKDLDIKKKLIKDAIDIYNDQRPHLSNHMLTPEKMH from the coding sequence ATTGAACACTATAAAGAAGCACACAAAGAAACATTAGTTTCTACCTGTAAATTACTCGGGGTAGACAGACAGGTTTATTATAGGGCTATAAAATCAAAAGCCCAAAGACAAGCCATAGTTCAAAAAGTGATCGCCCTAGTTCGTGGTATACGCAATGTCATGCCCAAGCTAGGAGCTAGAAAGCTGTACCATTTGTTAAAAAAAGAACTATCAGCTCTAAAGGTAGGCAGAGATAAGTTATTTAAAATATTACGAGCTAACCATATGCTTATAACCCCAAAGAAAAGTTACCATATCACTACAGATTCGCACCATCGGTTCAGAAAACACAAAAACCTGATAAGTACCATGGAGATAGAAAAACCAGAATCTGTGTGGGTTAGTGATATAACTTACGTAGGAACTAGGAGCAACCCTTCTTACCTGGCCTTGATCACAGATGCATACTCCAAGAAAGTAGTAGGTTATAATATATCTGATAGCCTAAGTATGGAAGGTTCATTGCAAGCTCTCAATATGGCATTAGGGAATAGAATGTATAAAAACCAACCACTAATACACCACTCTGATAGAGGTTTGCAATACTGTTCTAATGAGTATCAACAACTATTGATGAGTAATAATATAAGTTCAAGTATGACTGAGAAATATGACCCCTATGAAAACGCAATCGCAGAAAGAGTAAATGGGATTTTAAAACAAGAATTTGATATAGCCAGAAGTATTAAAGATCTGGATATAAAGAAGAAACTGATCAAAGATGCAATTGATATTTATAATGATCAAAGGCCTCATTTATCAAATCATATGTTAACTCCTGAAAAGATGCACTAA
- a CDS encoding adenylyltransferase/cytidyltransferase family protein, with protein MIKNKDDKTLRIMIDFCATIIHHGHIRLIKKAKEYFINHNTIIIIGLSTDDEIIKHKGYQSELDFNHRKEVLEALRDVDEVIPTPWDITNVILDTYNIDYLIHGSDNQNDADNTITFSRTKGVSSNKLRKRTVNSIVQKRNSSKIMFTPGPSNMSYLNMFDLKGVFGRGDEEYTHIEALVLNNILNLTGHDKIVRFQGGGTTAIDIATSNIVLGKILIIDSGYYSRRLEVIISNKLKMLPDTTFKVIKYKDIEGEMAVNNTYDWVATAYAETADAFLCDIELLKSLSDSKKAKLFLDATASINLEPNHDLADACTFSSCKGLGGLTGAGFITYKDAAYKPERRGDVPFTMDIDTHINKLYTGPYHAICSLYSISKDFKNITKNVKQSKAAFLEKYKDRIIRSTSDQPLISTLIEVNNIESNKNVVLYQPRTAPENTAVICHFGDMFTNEKDIGKIYDALIIE; from the coding sequence TAATACCATTATTATAATTGGCTTATCTACCGATGATGAAATTATAAAACACAAGGGATATCAATCTGAGTTAGACTTTAACCATAGAAAAGAGGTATTAGAAGCTTTAAGAGATGTTGATGAAGTTATTCCTACTCCTTGGGATATAACCAATGTTATTCTAGATACTTATAATATAGATTATTTAATTCATGGTTCAGACAATCAAAACGATGCAGATAACACTATAACATTCTCAAGGACTAAAGGAGTTTCAAGTAATAAATTACGAAAGAGAACTGTGAATTCGATAGTACAAAAACGTAATTCTAGTAAAATTATGTTTACACCAGGGCCATCAAACATGTCATATTTAAATATGTTTGACTTAAAAGGAGTATTTGGGCGTGGAGATGAAGAATATACTCATATAGAAGCTCTTGTCTTGAACAATATTTTGAATCTAACAGGGCACGACAAAATTGTTAGATTTCAAGGAGGAGGTACAACAGCTATAGATATTGCCACTTCTAATATTGTTTTAGGAAAAATACTAATTATAGATTCCGGATACTATAGTCGTCGATTAGAGGTAATAATTAGCAATAAATTAAAAATGTTGCCAGATACAACATTTAAAGTTATTAAATATAAAGATATTGAAGGAGAAATGGCTGTGAACAATACCTATGATTGGGTGGCAACTGCCTATGCAGAAACGGCTGATGCTTTTTTGTGTGATATTGAGCTATTAAAATCATTATCGGATTCTAAAAAGGCAAAATTATTCTTAGATGCTACAGCTTCTATCAATCTCGAGCCAAATCATGACTTAGCTGATGCTTGTACATTTAGTTCATGTAAAGGGTTAGGTGGCTTAACAGGAGCTGGATTTATTACCTACAAAGATGCTGCATATAAACCCGAAAGGAGAGGAGATGTCCCATTTACTATGGATATCGATACGCATATTAATAAATTGTATACAGGACCGTATCATGCTATATGTTCCTTGTATAGTATTTCAAAAGACTTTAAGAATATTACTAAAAATGTTAAGCAAAGTAAGGCTGCCTTTTTAGAAAAGTATAAGGATAGAATTATTAGGTCAACGAGTGATCAGCCATTGATTTCTACTTTAATAGAGGTAAATAATATAGAATCGAATAAAAATGTAGTATTATATCAACCAAGAACAGCTCCTGAGAATACGGCTGTAATTTGTCATTTTGGGGATATGTTTACCAATGAAAAAGATATCGGTAAAATATATGATGCCTTAATAATTGAGTGA
- a CDS encoding threonine aldolase family protein gives MIIDLRSDTVTTPTKDMLDAMMQAKVGDDVFREDPTVNELEQRVANMFGKSNALFFPSGTMANQTALKLHTNPGDQVICDKYAHIYNYESGGASFNSGVSCKLIDGSRGMFKAEHVLDAINPDAYYYSQTSLVEIENTTNKGGGACWDFNEIKKIRTICDENNLGFHLDGARIWNALVAKNETTKQYGEVFDTISVCLSKGLGCPIGSVLVGDSEIMKHAIRIRKIFGGNMRQVGYLAAAGLYALDNNIKRLIEDHKKAKEIGEALTRLSIIKTVEPIETNIVVFELNTGVDENSFVQKLAGKDIHIISMGSNKLRIVTHLDYTSKMHDKLLSTLRAVI, from the coding sequence ATGATAATAGACCTAAGAAGTGACACAGTTACTACACCAACGAAAGACATGTTAGATGCTATGATGCAAGCAAAAGTTGGAGACGATGTCTTTAGAGAAGATCCAACTGTTAATGAACTGGAACAGCGTGTGGCAAATATGTTTGGAAAGAGCAATGCTTTATTTTTTCCTAGTGGAACGATGGCGAATCAAACAGCATTAAAATTACATACAAATCCAGGAGATCAGGTCATTTGTGATAAGTATGCCCATATTTATAATTATGAATCTGGCGGTGCGTCATTTAACAGTGGTGTTTCTTGCAAGCTAATTGATGGTAGTAGAGGTATGTTTAAAGCAGAGCATGTTTTAGATGCTATAAATCCTGATGCTTATTATTATAGTCAAACAAGCTTAGTTGAGATTGAAAATACCACGAATAAAGGAGGAGGTGCCTGTTGGGATTTTAATGAGATAAAAAAAATAAGAACTATTTGTGACGAAAATAATCTTGGATTTCATTTAGATGGTGCGCGTATATGGAATGCTTTGGTAGCTAAAAATGAAACTACTAAGCAATATGGGGAGGTCTTTGATACTATTTCGGTATGCTTAAGTAAAGGTCTGGGCTGTCCAATAGGATCCGTTTTGGTAGGCGATTCAGAAATTATGAAGCACGCTATACGAATTAGAAAGATTTTTGGAGGTAATATGCGTCAAGTTGGTTATTTAGCTGCTGCGGGGCTGTATGCTTTGGATAATAATATTAAAAGATTAATAGAAGACCATAAAAAGGCTAAGGAGATAGGGGAGGCCCTTACTAGGTTGTCAATTATTAAAACCGTCGAACCTATAGAAACTAATATTGTTGTTTTTGAATTAAATACAGGTGTAGATGAAAATTCTTTTGTGCAAAAACTAGCAGGTAAAGACATTCATATTATTAGTATGGGAAGTAATAAGCTCCGAATAGTCACGCATTTAGATTATACAAGTAAAATGCATGACAAACTATTAAGCACGTTACGAGCTGTTATTTAA
- a CDS encoding S9 family peptidase gives MKKTIHTPVATKKTKELSIHGDLRIDNYYWLNNKENPEVIDYLNAENDYTKSMMQHTKTFQKELFEEMKGRIKENDTSVPYKLNGYWYITRYEKGKDYPIYIRKKERLDAPEEILFDCNEMAKGHSYFNLGGIAISPDNTLAAFSTDTVSRRQYTIQIKNLITGEIYSDKILSTTGSSTWANDNKTLFYSIKDEITLRSHKILKHKLHTDTEKDAEVFYEEDETFNTFVYKTKSKKYIVIGSSSTLTTEYRILNADTPDDEFKVFQERIRELEYNISHFEDHFYIMTNSDGATNFKLLKTKETATKKENWQEVIPHRETVLLEDIEVFKDYLVVNERENGLNNLRIINWDGTEDYRLPLNSETYTLYIGNNADFDSEVLRYGFSSLTSPNSVIDYNFKSKLKEIKKEQAVLGGAFDKNNYESKRIWATARDGVKVPISLVYKKGIKLDGTNPLLQYAYGSYGATIDPSFSSIRLSLLDRGFVYAIAHIRGGEYLGRDWYENGKLLNKLNTFHDFIDCSKYLIEQKYTSDKHLYAYGGSAGGLLMGTIINMNPELYNGILAAVPFVDVVTTMLDDSIPLTTGEYDEWGNPNELNYYNYMKSYSPYDNVKVKPYPNMLVTAGLHDSQVQYWEPAKWVAKLRELKTDENKLLLHTDMNSGHGGASGRFESLKEVALEYVFLLDLEGINR, from the coding sequence TTGAAAAAGACAATACATACCCCAGTAGCTACTAAAAAAACAAAGGAACTTTCAATTCATGGCGATTTACGCATTGATAATTATTATTGGCTAAATAATAAAGAAAATCCTGAAGTTATAGATTATTTGAATGCTGAAAACGATTATACAAAAAGTATGATGCAGCACACTAAAACCTTTCAAAAAGAACTTTTTGAAGAAATGAAAGGTCGAATAAAAGAAAATGACACTTCGGTGCCTTACAAACTCAATGGCTATTGGTACATAACACGTTATGAGAAAGGTAAAGATTATCCAATTTATATACGTAAAAAGGAACGTTTAGACGCTCCAGAAGAAATTTTGTTTGATTGTAACGAAATGGCTAAAGGACATTCTTATTTTAATTTAGGAGGTATTGCTATAAGTCCAGATAATACATTAGCAGCGTTTTCTACTGATACTGTTAGTAGAAGACAATATACCATTCAAATTAAAAATTTGATTACGGGTGAAATCTATTCAGATAAAATCTTGAGCACAACAGGGAGCAGTACATGGGCAAATGATAATAAGACATTGTTTTATTCTATTAAAGATGAAATTACGCTGCGTTCACATAAAATTTTAAAGCATAAATTACATACAGATACAGAAAAAGATGCTGAAGTTTTTTATGAGGAAGATGAGACCTTTAACACATTTGTATATAAAACAAAATCGAAAAAATACATTGTTATTGGGTCTTCAAGTACTTTGACTACCGAATATAGAATTTTAAATGCAGATACACCAGATGATGAATTTAAGGTTTTTCAAGAACGGATTCGCGAATTAGAATATAATATTTCTCATTTTGAGGATCACTTTTATATTATGACTAATAGTGATGGCGCAACAAATTTCAAATTGCTTAAAACGAAAGAAACGGCTACCAAAAAAGAAAACTGGCAGGAAGTTATTCCACATAGAGAAACTGTTTTATTAGAAGATATTGAGGTTTTTAAGGACTATTTGGTGGTCAATGAACGGGAAAATGGACTCAATAATTTGCGAATTATTAATTGGGATGGAACAGAAGATTATAGATTACCACTTAATTCTGAAACTTATACCTTATATATAGGTAATAATGCTGATTTTGATAGCGAAGTACTGCGTTATGGTTTTAGCTCTTTAACCTCTCCAAATTCTGTGATCGATTATAATTTCAAATCTAAATTAAAAGAGATCAAGAAAGAGCAAGCTGTTTTAGGAGGTGCGTTTGATAAAAACAACTATGAATCTAAGCGAATTTGGGCAACTGCAAGAGATGGTGTCAAAGTGCCAATTTCTTTAGTTTATAAAAAAGGAATTAAGTTAGATGGAACAAATCCACTATTACAATATGCTTACGGCTCTTATGGGGCCACTATCGACCCCTCATTTTCCAGTATTCGCTTAAGCTTATTAGATAGGGGCTTTGTTTATGCTATTGCTCATATTCGTGGTGGTGAGTATTTAGGAAGAGATTGGTACGAAAATGGAAAATTACTTAATAAATTAAATACATTTCATGATTTTATAGATTGTTCAAAATATTTAATAGAACAAAAATATACATCAGACAAACATTTGTATGCGTATGGTGGCTCTGCCGGAGGTTTATTAATGGGAACTATCATTAACATGAATCCTGAACTTTATAATGGGATATTAGCAGCAGTACCTTTTGTGGATGTCGTTACAACGATGCTTGATGACAGCATTCCGTTAACAACGGGAGAATACGATGAATGGGGAAATCCGAATGAATTAAATTATTATAACTACATGAAATCATATTCGCCGTATGATAATGTAAAAGTTAAACCCTATCCCAATATGTTAGTTACTGCTGGATTACATGACTCGCAAGTACAGTATTGGGAACCAGCAAAGTGGGTTGCTAAACTCAGAGAGTTAAAAACAGATGAAAACAAGTTATTATTGCATACAGACATGAATTCCGGGCATGGAGGCGCTTCTGGCCGCTTTGAAAGTTTAAAGGAAGTTGCTTTAGAATATGTCTTTTTATTAGATTTAGAAGGAATTAATAGGTAA
- a CDS encoding phenylacetate--CoA ligase family protein translates to MHLLNYLRNKSFWVIDSLKGCNIRKHLDEISSVINSPNSSNSLNIRKQHLENLLKHAVNTTPFYKSYINASSIMDFPVIKKTIIQDNFEQFRSLPFKNKQNFKVSTSGSTGVPFFLFQDENKRNRNRADAIHFLKCCNFEIGNRLFYLVAQLEHNQKSKFIPWVQNVNPVDVSKLTDEKITEFLDMISKDQNPNKAILGHVSAFETIIQFLEKKNRKVDNIKLNSIIANSEYLSPQTKSTLNKYFNTHALSRYSSEEIGIMAHQTIDSPKNFVINHASYHIEVLNFENDNPVKPGELGRIVVTDLFNYAMPMIRYDTGDVAELITHDNGNMQFKQIEGRKMDLIYNSQGQIVSSFLANTKLYKYYALLKQYQFIQQGKKEYEIKLNLQGDTFPYENDLIEDVKKDFGKDANVTITYVDEIPPLASGKRRKVVNNYQKKQTSY, encoded by the coding sequence ATGCACTTACTTAATTATTTAAGAAATAAATCTTTTTGGGTGATAGATTCATTGAAAGGTTGTAATATTAGAAAGCACCTAGATGAAATATCTTCTGTCATTAATTCTCCAAATAGCTCTAATTCATTAAACATTAGAAAACAACATTTAGAAAATTTATTGAAACACGCAGTAAATACCACGCCATTTTATAAAAGTTATATAAATGCTAGTTCTATTATGGATTTTCCTGTGATAAAAAAAACGATAATTCAAGATAATTTCGAACAGTTTCGGTCCCTGCCATTTAAAAATAAACAGAACTTTAAAGTCTCTACAAGTGGCTCTACTGGTGTGCCATTTTTTTTGTTTCAAGACGAAAATAAAAGAAACAGAAATAGAGCCGATGCTATCCATTTTCTAAAGTGTTGTAATTTTGAAATTGGCAACCGCTTATTTTATTTAGTTGCCCAACTGGAACACAACCAAAAGTCAAAATTCATACCTTGGGTTCAAAATGTTAATCCAGTTGATGTTTCTAAACTAACTGATGAAAAAATAACTGAATTTCTAGATATGATTTCTAAGGATCAAAATCCTAATAAAGCAATTCTAGGGCATGTTTCTGCTTTTGAAACAATAATTCAATTTCTTGAAAAGAAAAACAGGAAAGTTGATAATATCAAATTAAATTCAATTATTGCTAATTCTGAATATTTAAGCCCACAAACAAAATCAACTTTAAACAAATATTTTAATACTCACGCTTTATCCAGATATTCTAGTGAAGAAATTGGAATTATGGCTCATCAAACTATTGATTCACCCAAAAATTTTGTAATAAATCATGCTAGTTACCATATTGAAGTACTTAATTTTGAGAACGATAATCCAGTAAAACCTGGTGAACTTGGAAGAATTGTGGTTACAGATCTTTTTAATTATGCTATGCCTATGATTAGGTATGATACAGGAGATGTCGCCGAATTAATTACCCATGACAATGGAAACATGCAATTTAAGCAAATTGAAGGCAGAAAAATGGATTTAATTTATAATTCTCAAGGTCAGATCGTATCATCTTTTTTGGCTAATACTAAACTCTATAAATATTATGCATTGCTAAAACAGTATCAATTTATACAACAAGGCAAAAAGGAATACGAAATAAAGCTTAATTTACAAGGTGATACATTCCCTTATGAAAACGACCTGATTGAAGATGTAAAAAAAGATTTTGGCAAAGATGCTAACGTTACCATTACTTATGTAGATGAGATCCCTCCGCTTGCATCCGGAAAAAGACGAAAAGTGGTTAACAATTATCAAAAAAAACAAACTTCCTATTAA
- a CDS encoding ATP-grasp domain-containing protein, with amino-acid sequence MANEKHRYTSVLIPDGESHLLRLVINCLAINNDIQIYVMTNKKISEMRFSRYVYKYIYVSKKHDEFQWINSINDIVKKYNIDLVVPIFEAGIQKMIENKKFLDCPKKICLLPSYESLTIAGDKGLLYKHLKKLKLPCTKSIIVQAGDSLPVLPSDFSFPMLVKPVKGFGGGMGINKFASEKELVAYFERSNFQYDHIVQSYIKGYDICCNVLCNQGSILAYTIQKDSFLKNGEFSPQISIDFVEEDELITTSKQLIKSLNWSGIANIDFRFNESDNSFKVLEINPRFWVNTEASVLAGVNFPNLLCLASLNRKVEIQKARLISCLNLKGLARQISINPMFAFRVKYIINNTPFKFAVKDPLPMIYKYALRIKNLIIGSKTSY; translated from the coding sequence ATGGCAAATGAGAAACATAGATATACCTCAGTTTTAATTCCTGATGGAGAATCTCACCTTTTAAGATTAGTGATTAATTGTTTAGCTATAAACAATGATATTCAAATCTATGTAATGACAAACAAAAAAATTAGCGAAATGCGTTTTTCAAGATATGTATATAAGTACATATATGTATCAAAAAAACATGATGAATTTCAATGGATTAATAGCATAAATGATATTGTTAAGAAATACAATATTGATTTAGTAGTACCTATTTTTGAAGCGGGTATTCAAAAAATGATTGAAAATAAAAAGTTTCTAGATTGCCCGAAAAAAATATGCCTATTACCCTCTTATGAAAGTTTAACAATAGCAGGAGATAAAGGGCTTCTATATAAGCACTTAAAGAAGTTAAAACTACCATGTACTAAAAGCATTATAGTACAGGCTGGAGATTCACTACCAGTCCTGCCATCTGATTTTAGTTTTCCCATGTTAGTTAAGCCTGTAAAAGGTTTTGGAGGGGGAATGGGTATTAATAAATTTGCTTCTGAAAAAGAACTTGTTGCTTATTTTGAAAGAAGTAATTTTCAATACGATCATATTGTTCAAAGTTATATTAAAGGATATGATATTTGTTGTAATGTTCTTTGTAACCAAGGTAGTATTTTAGCTTATACAATCCAAAAAGACAGTTTTTTAAAAAATGGTGAATTTAGTCCGCAAATTAGTATTGATTTCGTGGAAGAAGATGAATTGATTACAACATCAAAACAACTCATAAAAAGCCTTAACTGGTCGGGTATTGCCAATATTGATTTTAGATTTAATGAAAGTGATAATTCATTCAAAGTTTTGGAGATAAACCCTAGGTTTTGGGTAAACACAGAGGCATCTGTACTAGCTGGTGTTAATTTTCCTAATTTATTATGTCTAGCTAGCTTAAATAGGAAAGTTGAAATTCAAAAAGCAAGATTGATTTCATGTCTTAACTTAAAAGGTTTGGCTAGGCAGATATCTATTAATCCGATGTTTGCTTTCAGAGTTAAATATATAATTAATAATACGCCTTTTAAGTTTGCGGTTAAAGACCCTTTACCTATGATATATAAATATGCATTAAGGATTAAGAATTTAATAATTGGTTCAAAAACTAGTTATTGA
- a CDS encoding sugar-transfer associated ATP-grasp domain-containing protein, with product MYYRRLIKLNKRTHRPPNLSFQQKKEIRTYYKSLGYKNIKTDYHEYYIGFNGKFSVKYIPEDIFHPIIAPAFNNQRQWPALLDKNLLDRIFVNIKQPKCVIKNMNGFYYSNGMQITQDEAINICSNSSFLVIKPSIDSGGGTGVVGFSLKNKNTDYKGLSLKEVMNLYSKDFIIQEVLIQHSEMKKLNESSVNTIRLLSFLKEGQVHILASVVRIGGTNSFVDSASMGGISCGINDDGFLNQTGYYKSGQNKVETDTGIKLDKFKIPAYQNVVNLVKDTHFKIPYFRLVAWDVAIDEDEEPVLIEYNTYRMGISSLQIAYGPFKEEFVDELLKKGRSN from the coding sequence ATGTATTATCGTCGGCTAATTAAATTAAACAAACGCACACACAGACCACCTAATCTAAGTTTTCAACAAAAAAAGGAAATTAGGACATATTACAAAAGTTTAGGTTATAAAAACATAAAAACTGACTATCATGAATATTATATTGGGTTTAATGGGAAGTTTTCTGTTAAATATATTCCTGAAGATATTTTTCATCCCATAATAGCTCCTGCATTTAATAATCAAAGGCAATGGCCAGCTTTATTAGACAAAAATTTATTGGACAGAATTTTTGTAAATATTAAGCAACCCAAATGTGTTATAAAAAACATGAACGGTTTTTATTATTCTAATGGCATGCAAATAACACAAGATGAGGCTATAAATATATGTTCAAACAGCAGTTTTCTTGTTATTAAGCCATCAATTGATTCGGGAGGAGGAACGGGAGTCGTTGGGTTTTCATTAAAAAATAAAAATACAGATTATAAGGGTTTATCGTTAAAAGAAGTTATGAATTTGTATTCAAAAGATTTTATCATTCAAGAAGTTTTAATACAACATTCTGAAATGAAAAAATTAAATGAGTCATCTGTAAATACAATAAGGTTGTTAAGCTTTTTAAAAGAAGGGCAAGTACATATTTTAGCTTCTGTAGTGAGAATTGGAGGCACAAATTCATTTGTTGATAGTGCTTCTATGGGGGGGATTTCTTGTGGTATTAATGATGATGGCTTTTTGAATCAAACAGGGTATTACAAATCAGGGCAGAACAAGGTAGAAACAGATACAGGTATAAAGCTAGATAAATTCAAAATACCAGCTTACCAGAATGTCGTTAACCTTGTTAAGGATACCCATTTTAAAATACCTTATTTTAGGCTAGTGGCTTGGGATGTAGCTATTGATGAAGATGAAGAACCTGTATTAATAGAGTATAATACATACAGAATGGGGATAAGTAGTTTACAAATAGCTTATGGACCTTTTAAAGAGGAATTTGTTGATGAACTTTTGAAAAAAGGAAGGAGTAATTAA